GATGAATCAACTCAGGTAGACCATGAGGTCAGTGTGAAAGCAGAACCCAGCAGCCCACTCGCTGACCCCATGGACATTATTCGGATCACAGTTGGAGATGCTTTGCCAGTCAATCTCAAAGATTTACAAACTAATTATGACCAAGGTTCCAGGGCAGACTTTAATGCTGCAGTGAAAAGAACGAACAGGCCCGATAACAGAAGGTACCCATTCAAGAAGAGCAAATTCTTTAAAGAACATAGCCTGTCACTGGATATGAACATGTCAGAAACAGCCACTCAGCATGCCAGcagtgaccctaatgaggacagCGAGGAGCCACCTCAGAACAAGATTTTCAAATGCTGGAATTGTTTAAAGGTTTTCCGGTCCAGTGCAGGACTTCACCGGCATGTAAATATGTATCACAACCCGGAAAAGCCGTATGCTTGCGACATCTGCCACAAGCGCTTCCATACCAACTTCAAAGTGTGGACACACTGCCAGACTCAGCATGGTGTAGTACAAAACCCAGCATCGTCCTCCAGCTCCTCTATGCTGGATGAAAAATTTCAAAAGAAGCTAATAGATATTGTgcgagagagagaaataaagaaagcTTTGCTTTGGAAGCTGAAGAGGAATAAGCAGGGTTTACAGTCTCCTGCACTTACCAAAAAGAGATCAAGGCCCAGCTTCATCTGTCCTTATTGCGGGAAAATGTTTGTATTCCAGTCTCAGTACAGACAGCATTTGAGGACACATCCTGCTGAAAAGGCTGACCAGGACACAGCGAGCGAGAGCATCCTCTACCAGGAACAGGATGAGATCAGTCATCAGAAGAACACTGACACTGGTGTTTACTCCTGTAGACTTTGTAACATGAAGCTGTCATCGCTCTTAGAACAGGGTGACCACGAGAGAGGCTGTCGACATTCAACTGTCTGCCCTTACTGTGGCCTCCGATTCTCAAGTCCAGTTGTCAAGAAGGACCACGAGGCACATTGTAAGTACAAGAAACTGACATGCCTGGAATGCATGCGGACTTTCAAATCGTCCTTCAGCATATGGCGCCACCAGGTGGAAGTCCACAACCACAACATGATGACTGTTAAAGACCAGATGCACCTGAAGCAAcaagaaaacagtgaagaagCGTCAGACATCCTCAAAGACGAGCATTACAGCGATGAGCCTCTACCAACTGGAAGTTCTAGAGAGAACATTAGTTACAGTGACTCCTCAGGTCCACCCATGTATGACTCGGAAGACTCCTCATCCTATGTGCCTGAGGACCTGAGTATGGGCCACCTTGGCAAGCTGGTAGTGAAGGAGGAGCCACTAGAGGAGGCTGTGAGTGAGAGGGACAACACAGAGGCAGCCAAAAGTGGACCTGATGAAGCTGGTGTGTGGCCATGTGAGAAATGCGGAAATCTTTTCAGCTCTCGCAAAGACCTGGAACGACACCAGGAGCTGCTATGCCACATTAAACCATTCATCTGTCACATCTGCAACAAAGCCTTCAGGACCAACTTCCGCCTTTGGAGCCATTTCCAGTCTCACATGTCGACTGCTAGTGAACCTGGAGCCAAAGAGATCGACAGACAcccctctcctctgtctccctcccCTCCGCTGACCCCTCAGACCTCAGAACGTCCCTCCCCACAGGCCTCTGTGCTCAAATCCACCCAGGCGGCTCCGGTCGCTGCAGTGATGGCTGAGGAGTCCAGCAGCCCAGAGCCCTGTAGCTCCTCCGTGAGCAAAACGAAGAGGCCAGACCTAGAACGACAACCCAGCAGCCACAGCCCTCTGTCGAGGTCCAACAGCATGGAGAATCCAGGCGGCTCTCAGGAATCGGACACGCTCTTTTACCATGCACCGTCTCTGTCTGCCCTAACATTTAAGAGGCAGTACATGTGTAAACTCTGCCACAGGACCTTCAAGACGGCCTTCAGTCTGTGGAGCCACGAGCAGAGTCACAGCCACATGTAGGCATCAGACAGCAGTGCATTCCCCTTCAGAGACAATACTTAATCTTAGAGTACACTCACCTCAGCCTACAAAAGGAAGACTTTGAATGTATAGCTTATTCGCTTGCCTCCAATGTCATATATTCAAGTGGCCATGTTCATTAGAGGTGTAAATGTGAATGTGCAATCAAGTGCTAGATTCCTCTGTGAGGTGAGATGATTATAAAtgggttatttttttctttcaaaatgatcTAAAAGAATTTATCTGTTTTAAACCTCTTTTAGTTGTCTACATGTATTAACTATGTAGGTGTTTTGGGAAAACAAGGTAGAGAGTTGCACCCCTCGTCACTTCAGCTGTCCTACTTTTGACGTGAAGTCACAGCAACAGAAGGGACAACTGTATACAATGTTCTCTCAAAGTGTGGAAACAGTGCTTTAAAGTTTTGGAGGCTGCAGTTCACTTAGTGCTTTTGCTTTTGTATCAGATCTATCTCTTGGTGTGAGTGACATCCCTTAAGGTAATATTGGTGGcctcaaaatgtatttaatatgCACTTTGTTGAACAGTTGGATTCTGGTATAAGGAGATgtagtctgaaatgtttgcttgaTTCGTTTAGTACAGAGCCCGACCGATAATGGATTGTAGGGGCCGATCCTAATACAGATTTTTGGAGAgttaaaagtaaatatttatatatcaGTTGATAttctttatatatatgtatttatacttTATGTAACAGTATTTGTTAAAGTAATATTGAGAAAGGAAAATGATGAAatcattgtttgtttgctttccgGCAATGTACTTCACAAAGAATcactctgctggacaaactgtATGATGTATGAATTACCCCATATCTTTTCTTATGCATTAGGAAAGTTTACAAAAAGTTTTCGTATTATTGGACAAAATATATGCCCAATAGTGATACAACTACAACAGGCCAATAATACCAGCCAACCGATCAATCGGTCGGGCTCTAATTTAGTGTCCATAACTGAGGTTCAGGAGTAAAGATCATAAATAgactcagatgtttctgttttgtttcctcaTGCTTACCAttcatcagtttttaaaaaaatttgagtCTTATATTGCCTTTGCATCATTTAGTTTTAATGATCAAATAAGACCTTCAGTATAATAAAGTTCTAACATGCTGCACATCAAACACACCTCAGATGCCTGTTGTTTTGAGCATAGCGTTTCAGTACACAATTTGGATTTACTGCTTACAGTCTTCATTCAGTACTTACAAGGTATCTTCCTAATTGACAGCCAGCAGAATTGTTTCTACTTGAAGGAGACGGTGCAACTATCAGTCATAAAACTCTACAaggttttgttttctgcaggtAAATGACTAGGAAATCTAAATGTTGCTGAGCTTTCCAAAAGTTGCTCAAACCAGTGCACAtcacagcagctgtctgaggaAATAATGGGCTGGATTGATTTGGTAGCATCCTAAAGATGAGACCCATTGACCCTCTGTGGTcttatagactgtatataaaagacagATGTACCCACTGTGACGTCAAGGAAGAGAGGGCCGATCTGGAAAGGAGTGAGGGGCGAGACTGAGTGAAAATCATAGGATGACTGCTCCGCTGCATGAAACACATGACCACTCTTGACCAGAATTGTCAGTCAACCAACCATTCTGGTTGCAGGTCATGCAGTTTGAGGCtttctttatatttaattttggaaTTTGTTCCAGATAGACTACCAAAACAATAATCGGAGAGAGgggatttaataaaaaaaaaaatcataatgactggtggaaaaaaacattgttaACTTAGCTTATCATGATGATTTTTGAATGGGAGTCAATAGGAACCAGAGTTTTTTTGGAGCCATCACCTAGGAAAGATCAGTTGTGTTACACTTGAGGCACTTCTGCATTGGCTTCACTTTCAGAGATGGTTGCTACATCCAGTTTTTTCATGCACTCTGTGTGATCTTGAGCAATGTCCCACCCACAGCACTATCTAACTGGTCACATGACATTTATAACAGTCGATAATACTAAAGGATAAACATTGAAAAGTTATCACTGAAATGAACATGTGAAACAAATAGAAATTTCATGTTTACTACTAATGTATATCCGTTTCAAATACTGGTTATTGCTCTACTTTATTGATAATAGTCTGTATCGGCCCTGACAAAAAACATATCGGTCGACCCCTAATAGTTGTTTGAGTATATTAGTCATTGCTACAACTTCTGAATCACTATAGTCTGCCACAGTACAGCACCAGTGTTATGTAAATACACTGATAGGGTTTGCAATTCAACACATCTGGTAATTAACTAAGCTTTACAGTGCTTTGATGGCCTTATgcaacttaaaaaaatattttgtcaatattattttacataaaagcaCAATACAGTTTCAGACAACTTATGACTCAGGCATTTTGAAGTGATGAAGTCAAGAGGAGGGAGAAAGCTAATCTTTTATTCTCTGAATGGTGACAGTGTTCCTGCTTCCTGAAGATTTATTATAAAAGATTGTGTTTTGATTGTATTCCAGTTGTTTTACAATTGTATTCTTGTACAAGTATACTGTATATTTCTGCTTTGGCTTGATGGATTAGAAATTTGTCATAAATTATTTCGATTGCTCCTGTTTGGGAGGAGTCAAAGAGACCTCCACATGAACTATGGGACTTCTTTTTCCTCTAAATGGGCAACGTGAGCTGCATTGTGATGTTAAATTCTTTGCAGAAATTCTGTATTGATAATAGTGCTCTTAATTTCTTGTGAGAAAAACTTTCTGAAAGTTTCACAGAAATGATTAGACTTGTGTACATGGAAGTGTTTGTATTCTCGATTTTGTACCAATTTTGTTAgtataaaaaaagttttatctttttagTATTCCTGTGCTCTCACTGCAATAATTAATATTTGTATCAGCTTTGGTTGCATTATTGTTGCTTTTGGGGacttgcagctgttttgtgtttaggtttttctacagtttttgtgcttcatttctgtaATAAAGAGTAACAATGGAGTATATATACAATCATTTGTGCTATTTGAATGATTTGATGTGAACAGTTCATCATTTAACAGTGGAGTCAGTGATTCTGAAGGAAGAATATTGATGTTAAGCCAGTTAGCATATTTAGATCACTCCTTTTCTACGGCATGAGCATGAGCATGAGCATACATGCTGGAATAGCGTTGTGTGGacactttgtttctcattttcagaGCCAGGGCTGTGCATAAACATCAGTTTTTTCTTCCTAACTCGCACAGGTTGGAAAACTTACAGACCATAAACAGATATCTgctgaatttgacaaaaatatagatggaaaaaaaagtaatgaCACTCccactttttttaatttaagtcCTTAGCATTGGTCTTTAGTCCAAAGAGCATCCACAGCACTCtgatttgaaatttaaaaattctttaCAAATACATGGACACACCAACAAGTTTCAACTAAGGGCCTTGCTCTGGACTGCCAACCAATACTAAGAATCTCTATTAATATGAAATGGAACAATCATTATTTATCTATAACGAATTATTAGAATGACATATAGAATTTGGTTTGATGTAAACAGTCGTATACGGGTCATATATGCCATCACCCTGATGAATACTGACGCAAAAGCTGTATGTACAGTGCTTAACAAATTTATTAGGCCACCTGCCatagaaacaagaaaacacaaatattttagaaatctgtccaaaactTGTTTCTaactaaaaaatatattgttatttattaggAGATAATAAACTGGAACAACTAAATAGTCCTTATTCACATATATTAACCATAAATCTTACTATTCTGTGTGACCTCCTTTGGCCCTGATAACAGCTTGTATTCTTGCTGCCAttgtttttatggatttttcCACAGTGTCTTTTTGTTATTGAGTTCCAAATAGTTTCTAACTGTTTGAGAGACttgctttggatgaaacttttgtGCAATCTATTTTTGAATTCAGTAAATCCCAAATCTGTTCAATaggattcaagtctggactttgatCAGCTTCAGTTTCCTTTTTCTTGGTCCAGTGGTCTCTGCACAGTTTTGAATTATGCTTGGAGTCAGTGTCAACCAGTCAGGTTCAATCCAGAAGAGATTCCATGATGCACCAAGATGTTGTGGCAGACCTTCTTGTTCATGATGCATCCATTTGAACTATTTTGCCCATATCGTTTCCACAAGTGGAACCCCATACCACAATGAAATCTTCATTGTGTTTCACTGTGGGTGCAGTGCATCTAGCATCAAAACGTTCTCTGGATTTTCTGCGGACATAAACACGACGATACTGACCGAAGAGTTTAAACTGGGACTCATCCGTCCAGAGTACTTCTTCCAGTAATCTacagtccagtgtttgtgctctCAAAACACCAagattttaggtgtttttagatgtttggatgataacaacaaaaattttattttagtattaAAGATATTTTGATTAAAGAGCTTGCAGATACTGGTGAATTAACCattgcaaaaacataaaaatatttcgATAATCAGCAATACTTTTAATGTAGGGCAGTGGTGGCAAACACCTTACACTGTTTGGTGGTCTAATAAATTTCTTGAGCACTGGACATCCATTATTCATAACAGAATTATGTGTCAGGATAGGATCAGACTTCCAATCAATGCTAAGGactttcattaaaaagaaatgatttaaaaaaaatgttttagaaaatCTTGACTCACTGCTGGCCCTATCCTTGAACAGCACctggttttacattttcttcatttttaaactaCCAACTTTTTTTCTTGACAAAAGGTATATAGGATTAGAATTGTTAACCCTACCTTCAGCATCCACTTTCACAAACATTTTTGGTGCCCATTAATGCTTGCTCCATTAGAGACTGTAAAAGCAGATTCTGCAGCAGTCAGAATTTTCCTGATTGTTGCAGGAAAATTGTCCTTTACTTAAACTAGTCCAAGGTGAtgcgtttaaaaaaaaaactaagtgaCTGACTAACTGTCCACAGACACTCAGTTTACTTTggtaaatgacaataaaatgatcCAATCATGCCATGTCACAACCCAAAAGCAGGAAATGTTTGGCAATGTTTCTCAATAAATTAGAAATACTAATGTTTAAATATCAGAGTAATTGTTGATCAGTTTCCTGCTGGTGGAATAATTGATGAAAGCCCCTCTGTGGTTGTTGATTAAACCCATAAAAACTCATTCctgtgtatcaaagttgcatatttcatttttttccatgcaaaatgactaagatgtaactctacactgttgcttcctctaCAAAGTCCAGATTTATGAAGTCTCCGCCTCTCAAGCTCACCTATGACTGTAAAAATACTCGATGATGCACGATAGCAGGCTGTATTACTGAGGTAATTCAGGCCTACATGTTTGAACTGGAATCTGATCTGAAGAAGAGTAATGATACAGAATTCCACCATGCCAGTAGTCAGGATTGCTTCTTTAGGTCATCAGTCCACTGCTGCTTCAAGATGTAAATGCTCACATGGCACTGACTGCTTATGTTGTTCATATGTTTTCCAGCCTAAAAAGACATCATATGAACATGCTAGCAAGGataaaaacttcattttcactgcaggagATCGTCAGTGTATGAGCTGCTACTGCTATATATCAGatggattttcatttttacaaattgAACTTCTCAGTTTATACTTTCCCCTGATATGACTGCTTCAGAGATACTGACTTCTTAGTTCTGCTGCATCTTGCACCAAAAACTCTGATCTTAAAAGTAACAAGGCCCGTGTGCAGAAAATCTACAGACTTAAATTTTGGAAAGCACCTTTGTCAAGTTAATGAACACCTTCCTTGAGATGTCTTTATACACTAAAGCACACATTAATCGCCAGCTGTCATGTTTGTCAGTGTAACTGGTGAAGCACACAGTATTTAGTTTGATATGTGTGTGGATATGAAGCTTTCACACACGTCTTCCTGTTGGCAGAGAGACAACACCGAGCCAGAGGGATGTTTTTCAAGCTGTGGGCCACTGTGACAatttctagctggaaacaaggGAGTGAACTTAGGAAGTGTTTGCTTTAATTTGGAAAAATGGCAAGCTGGAAATCCTGTCCTAACCCACGTGAAAGGTCACACTCTCCATGAAGCTGCGTACAAAAAGGAAGTTTTCATGTCGATGAGGAAATCTGTTCCCAAACTCAGCCATAtcttttgcattaaaatgtttgacgTTATCTCATTTGATCCAGTCTTAGAACACACTTATAGAGGCAatcttttgtttaaaaaaaaatatgaatgctTATTAAAATTACCATGAATTACAACATTTATTGTcaaaatttacaataatttacATATGAAATCAGCAACACAGGTTCTGAAAGATTTAACTGATATATATGTGCCATGTCTTACTGTGTTTAACTGCGATTCTAGATGATGGTTGGTGAAGATGATTTGGAAAAATAAagcttacaaaaacaaaacaactttgaAATAAAGATTACATAATTGAAAATCTTAAGGGACAAGCAATACCAGAACAACAGCAGAGACATCAAAAAAGTGATCACGCTGACACTGcttcattttttgaatgttaaaAGAAGTTGTTAAGCATTACTATAGACGGTTATTGACAATCCATGTCATCCATGTCTTATTCTTGTAGAGTCCTCACAGCGCCAGCGTGTCCTTAATCAGCCTTCTCATGGTGGTGCTTACAGAGGTGCCCAGCGAGTCAGTGATCTGATATGTGATTTTGTAAAGATATGGCTGGACATCTTTGAGACTAGTGTCAAAAACATTGTCCACTTCAGACTGAGTGGGCATCTTTGGCAGGTATTCGTGGCGGTTTATGACCTCCACAACGTTGATCACCTTCTCCCCCAGCTTTTCACCCACTTTCTCCCTGCAGATCTGTCTCTCCTGCTCATTGGCCAGGTTGACAACATTAACCTTGATGCTCCACACTTCCCAGGGAATGCACTCATCAGAAAAAGGCCAGCGAGACTTCTTCTTCTGGTAGAACTCCAGGGAGATCTGTCCCATGCCGTCACTGCCAGAGTTGCTCAAAGCATCCTGTAACCAAAGCAGATAATACAGCTCAGTCAAAATTACAGGCCTCCTCATACATGGCTGTCAACAATCACACGTTATAACTACTAATTACCTTGAATTCAGACACAGCTTTTCTGATCACCCTGTCCAGCTCCTCCGAGGAGACTCGGACAAAGGTGAAGTCGATGAAATCACAGTCGATGTCCAGCGTGCCCACGGTGCCGATGGAGTAGGTACCTTCCTTTTTGTAGTGAAACTTTCCTGTACTGCGGTGCAATAAAATGGTGTGCAGTAGAGCCAACATCGCCTCTTCCACCTGCCTCGCCTCCACTGTTACCTCAAGAACTTCGGATCGACAATTCATTGTAAAAGTCTAGTTATTTCCATTTATAAGAGTCAATTCAACGGCGGTGACGGTAGCTAGCAGCTTGCTCACGCTAATGACGAAGGTATACTTTGTTTACCTCTACAAATGGGTGGAGACTATCCAATACAGTGTCTTCCTGTATATTGAATATCTTATTTTTTATATGTAAAGGATAGCCTACCCGCAcataattaaatgtatttagCGCAGGGAAATCGCAGCAGAACCTACCTAGCTGAATGTTTGCTACAAATGGGACAAGAGGATGTTGTAATGATGAAAATAGGAGGACAAACTACGGAAAGCCGCGCAGTTCAAAATACCTTTTTCGTGTCGTTTTTTCCTTTAACTTCTATTTTTAGATTGCATTCGGTTCCTCTAAAGTTGTAGAGAAATATTCCTAATACAaatatacaagaaaaaaattacaattttggGTCAAACGTTTCAGTTCACACAACCACTCGACGAAAACAAACGCTTACTCAAGCCGCTGTGCATGCTGGGACTTACAGTTTGTGCCACATATCCGTTTCCAAACGGTAACTTTGTACAGTCAGACTGTGCCGCAGACCGAGTCCAGTGGGTAGGACTGCGCTCTTCGGCTTCAGGATGTTTCCCCGGGACTCTTATTCGATATATGGATATCGTCTGGTGGAGAATTACCACAGACTTTGGAAATAAGTGTTTTTGAGAAACTTTGGTGGCTCTGTAGCTAATGAAGAATAGCTAGTTAAGCGAACCGTGGTGAAGATTAGCCAACTAAGCTAACAACCATATTCAATGAGAGGAGTGTGCTATTCTGCATGCTTATTGAACCCACACTACCATTAG
This genomic stretch from Acanthochromis polyacanthus isolate Apoly-LR-REF ecotype Palm Island chromosome 17, KAUST_Apoly_ChrSc, whole genome shotgun sequence harbors:
- the atg101 gene encoding autophagy-related protein 101, translating into MNCRSEVLEVTVEARQVEEAMLALLHTILLHRSTGKFHYKKEGTYSIGTVGTLDIDCDFIDFTFVRVSSEELDRVIRKAVSEFKDALSNSGSDGMGQISLEFYQKKKSRWPFSDECIPWEVWSIKVNVVNLANEQERQICREKVGEKLGEKVINVVEVINRHEYLPKMPTQSEVDNVFDTSLKDVQPYLYKITYQITDSLGTSVSTTMRRLIKDTLAL
- the zbtb21 gene encoding zinc finger and BTB domain-containing protein 21; amino-acid sequence: MESLVHYSNPSHALSVLGVLNEQRLRGQMCDVVLVVGDQRYQAHKSVLAASSEYFQSLFTRLDAESLKIVNLDFCEPDAFEIVLNYIYSSSLFVDKGSLAAIQELGYSLGIPFLTNIVSTRPHASYCVSRKRLSFSDGDENDIQTRSVIVCRVRNDAANPSRSSYQRKTSEKSPSLHSIRGSAQPPSEHNSYESVRNSESSRKSSEQSEASERKPTYPYSPILKGNSSHITSVRPQLTSSVSFSDAEVQHISLQSSADQDTTEENEEESHYRTKVPFQGQATEPSPTIDRSGPLIKSLLRRSLSMDSPVPVFSPTLELKELQNREQSVVKMASKASGLETSAHNGNSTRTSPLVLRSKYSSRRDESTQVDHEVSVKAEPSSPLADPMDIIRITVGDALPVNLKDLQTNYDQGSRADFNAAVKRTNRPDNRRYPFKKSKFFKEHSLSLDMNMSETATQHASSDPNEDSEEPPQNKIFKCWNCLKVFRSSAGLHRHVNMYHNPEKPYACDICHKRFHTNFKVWTHCQTQHGVVQNPASSSSSSMLDEKFQKKLIDIVREREIKKALLWKLKRNKQGLQSPALTKKRSRPSFICPYCGKMFVFQSQYRQHLRTHPAEKADQDTASESILYQEQDEISHQKNTDTGVYSCRLCNMKLSSLLEQGDHERGCRHSTVCPYCGLRFSSPVVKKDHEAHCKYKKLTCLECMRTFKSSFSIWRHQVEVHNHNMMTVKDQMHLKQQENSEEASDILKDEHYSDEPLPTGSSRENISYSDSSGPPMYDSEDSSSYVPEDLSMGHLGKLVVKEEPLEEAVSERDNTEAAKSGPDEAGVWPCEKCGNLFSSRKDLERHQELLCHIKPFICHICNKAFRTNFRLWSHFQSHMSTASEPGAKEIDRHPSPLSPSPPLTPQTSERPSPQASVLKSTQAAPVAAVMAEESSSPEPCSSSVSKTKRPDLERQPSSHSPLSRSNSMENPGGSQESDTLFYHAPSLSALTFKRQYMCKLCHRTFKTAFSLWSHEQSHSHM